Genomic DNA from Candidatus Eisenbacteria bacterium:
AACGAGAACGGAATCGCGGGGCTCATCTATCCCAAGGGAAGCCTCAAGGCCGCGGTCTACGCGGCGGGGCTCTGGGTGGGAGCCAAGGTGGATGGGGATGTGAGAGCCACGGTGGGCGAGTACTCCCAGGAGTTCGTTCCGGGGCCCATGCTGAACGGGACCTTCCAGCCCGATCGCGCGTCGTTCCGGAACTACCGAATCGAGCGGGGGAACACGAGCAGCACGGACTACTTGAACTGGCCCGTGGATCAGGGCGCGCCGGTGGACTCGATGGGAAATCCGGCGCTTCTCGGGGACGTGATGATCTGGAGCGTGTTCAACGATGCCGATCCGACCGTCCACACGAACGCCGCCGGAGATTCGCCTCCCTTGGGCATCGAGGTGCAGCAGTCGGTATTCGCGTTCCGCCGGTCCGGCGCGCTCGGGGACGTGATCTTCGTGAAGTGGAAGATCTTGAACAAGGGCTCCAATCTCCTCGACAGCACCTACGTGTCGGTATGGGCGGATCCGGACCTCGGCGGATTCACCGATGACCTTGTCGGATGCGACACCACGCGCAGCCTGGGCTACTGCTACAACGCCACCAACTCCGACAACCAGTACGGAACGGCGCCGCCGGCGGTGGGCTTCGACTTCTTTCTCGGACCGGTGATCCGCGATAGCACGGGGGCGGTGATCGACACGCTGGGGATGACCTCGTTCAACAAGTACATCAACGGGACCGATCCCGGGGCCGCGTTCGAGACCTACAACTACATGAAGGGTTTGAATGCCGACAGCTCCGAGATCCACGTCTGCAACAATCCGAGCCTCCCGGTAACGAAGTTCCAGGTCTCGGGCCTCGATCCCGGAGCGCCCAGCTCCTGCCCCGGCGCCTCGGGAAACTGGCTCGACTCGAGCCCCGCCGACCGCCGGCTCTTCCTCTCGTCCGGTCCGTTCACCATGGCGCCGGGCGATTCCCAGGAAGTGGTGACGGCGATCATCATGGGACAGGGCACCGACCGCATCTCCTCAATCGAAGACCTGAAGTCCAAGGACGACGTGGCCCAGCTCGTCTTCGATCTCAACTTCGACATTCCTCCTCCACCGCCTTCCCCCACGGTGTACGTCCAGCCTCTGGATCGCGGTGTCCGTCTCGTCTGGGGCTCGGAGTCGGTGGGATACGTGGCGACGAGTGACACCCTGAATCAGGAATTCCATTTCGAAGGATTTCGGGTGTGGCAGATGGCGTCCAACGATCCAAATGCCCAACCGACCGTCATCGCGACGTTCGACGAGGCGAACGGCGTCACGAACATCTACCAGGACGAGTTCAACGCGACGACCGGCGGGATCGAGCGCCGGCTCAAGGCGGCCGGCACGGATCACGGGCTCGATTTCACCCTGGACATCACGCAGGACGCGATTCGGGGCGGGCGGCTGATCAACAACAAGGACTACTACTTCGCGGTGACCGCGTACGCGTACGACGTCAACAACGTGACGCCCTACCAGCCGGGCACCGTCGAGCTCGGGATCGTGTCCGAGCTCCTCGAGAGTCCTCGAGAGCCGATTCGAGTGGCGCCGCTCACGAGCAGCGCGGTCTTCTCGACATCCGCCGATGCCGTGTCCGCGGGAGCGCTCAATGTGAGCGGGTTCGTGGACGTACAGCAGCTCATTCAGAACCAGATCACAGGGCAGACATACCGGATCACATTCGACGACCGGGAGCACTGGTGGCTTGTCAACACTGCAACGGGGGATACGCTCCTGGCGGACCAGGACAACGTCTTTGGCGGGTTCGATACGCCGGTGACGGAAGGGTTCATGGTCCAGGTGCACGCACCCCGAGGGGTCGCCGCAATCGGTGAGCTGCAGGCCGACAGCACGCTCACGGATCTGACACCTCAGAACCCGGACACGACAGGCACGTGGTACTTCAGCAACCTCGAGGATGTCTTCGATGGCGATTTCGGGCTCGACATCTTCCCGTTCATCAGTCCGAACAACCACGACTATGAAATCCGGATCCTCCCGGATACCACTCAGTACGCCTGGACCTACGCCAGTGGGGAGGTCTCCTTCGTCCATTCGTTCAAGCAGCCGTTCGAGATCTATGACCTGGGATTCAACAGTCTCGACGATCCGTCCGACGACGTGAAGGTCTCGGCCATGGTTCGAGACATCGATCTGAGCGGAACGTGGAGCTGGGGGGACTGGTTGTACTTCCGGGACATCCCGTATGACAGCGTCGCGTGGGACGACGGATCGGGTAACCCGAACCCGGTCACCAAATCCACGGATTATGGAAATGAGAGCCAGCCCTTCGGTCGGTTCGCGTTTACGCCGATCGACTCGGCGTACTACACGGCCACGGCTCTAGACTCGATCATCCCGCCGGAAACGACGATCCGCGTCATCGCGCAGCGGTTCACCTCGGAAGACGCCTTCGAGTTCCGGACGCTACCCGTCGGGTCTGCTCCGGGAACGGTCGTCCAGACCGATTTCAAGAAGATGCTGGCCGTCCCCAACCCGTACTACGCGCACTCGCAGTACGAGCTGACCCAGTTCAATCGGGTGATCAAGTTCACGAACATTCCGGCAGCACGTAAGGTAACGCTGCGGATCTTCAACATGGGAGGGGACCTGGTCCGGACGATCGTCCGGGAAGCTACGACCGCCGACGAGATGGCCGTTGCGACCATGACCTGGGACCTCAATACGGAACGCAATCTGCCGGTCGCGAGCGGGGTCTACATCTGGAGACTCGATGTGGAAGGTGTGGGAAGCAAGACGGACCGCCTCGCGGTCTTTGTCGAGGAGGAGCGGCTCGACAATTTCTAGGCCGCGAGGGGTATGCGAATCGTTCACGACAATCCTTCCATGGGAGGGAGGGTGGAATACATGACACGAACCATGAAGTGGATCCTGCCGGCGATCCTGCTCCTCGCCGCGTCACACGCCTTCGCGGGCGGGCTGGAACGCATCGGAACCGCCGGAGCTCAGGAACTGCGGGTTCCCGTGGGTGCCGCCTCAGTGGCTCTCGGGGGCTCGACGGTGGCTATGGGAGGCGGGCTGGCGAACATCTTCTACAACCCGGCGTCCCTGGCCTCGACGGACGAGTCGGAGGCGATGGCCTCCTGGAGCTCGTATCTCGCCGACGCGGACGTCAATTACATCGCCGTCTCCACCGGACTGGGGAGCCAGGGCAGCCTGGGTCTCTCGGTGAAAGTGCTGAACATCGGCGACATCACCGTGACCACGGAGGAGGCGCCCGAGGGGACAGGTGAGATCCTGACCCCCAACTTCGCCGTGATCGGGCTGACCTACGCGAGACGGATGACGGATCGTGTGTTGCTCGGGGGTACCGGAACCTTCATCAACGAGAAAATCGCCGACGCCACGGCTCGCGGCTTCGCGATCGATCTCGGCGTGCAGTACGACACAGGGTGGCGCGGGCTTCGTTTCGGCTTCGCCATGAAGAACGTCGGCCCCGACATGCGATTCGAAGGACCTGACTTCGAGGAGAGCATCGTCGTTCCGGGCGACGATCCCTCCGCCTCTCCCCATGTGGTGCGGCTCCGGTCGGCGTCGTTCGAGCTCCCGTCCTATCTCCAGATCGGCGCCATCTACGACCTCCGATTCGCGG
This window encodes:
- a CDS encoding PorV/PorQ family protein, which translates into the protein MTRTMKWILPAILLLAASHAFAGGLERIGTAGAQELRVPVGAASVALGGSTVAMGGGLANIFYNPASLASTDESEAMASWSSYLADADVNYIAVSTGLGSQGSLGLSVKVLNIGDITVTTEEAPEGTGEILTPNFAVIGLTYARRMTDRVLLGGTGTFINEKIADATARGFAIDLGVQYDTGWRGLRFGFAMKNVGPDMRFEGPDFEESIVVPGDDPSASPHVVRLRSASFELPSYLQIGAIYDLRFAEDRNLSVMGAFQGNNFNTDEYRLGAEFQLGEWLALRGGFTGQLVFDEEDRQDDYLYNVSYGAGLNFKLGATPFRFDWAGTAVGEFFDDNQQVTLHVAF